Proteins from one Telopea speciosissima isolate NSW1024214 ecotype Mountain lineage chromosome 1, Tspe_v1, whole genome shotgun sequence genomic window:
- the LOC122655589 gene encoding S-type anion channel SLAH3-like, with protein MDRRFINSFKTWSGELERQLSILSGKQIEPEPEPEPEVNNVSQNAEIEILPVNRYFDALEGPELGALRDSDEELVLLEAEDKKWPFLLRFPINSFGICLGIGSQAVLWRDLSTTKSMSFLHISLTVNLVTWCIALALVLIVSFIYSLKLIFYFEAVRREFFHPIRVNFFFAPWIAALFLAISLPPLVATFIHTPIWYILMIPILCLDLKIFGQWMSGSQRRLSMVANPANHIAIVSNFLGSYLGASMGLKEGPIFFFAIGLAHYIVLFVTLFQKLPTNQTLPKDLHPVFFLFLSTPSVASISWALIQGVFDYGARIPFFLSLFLYFTLAVRINFFRGFRFSLTWWAYTFPMSGVSIASVAYSDEVTTLFTKILTVALSGISTLVVIIMLITTIFHAFVLRDLFPNDKAIAISEKRSETGKKQFHLRSRCSDTQDIEASLKAAESSDDESRASDAYIDIGN; from the exons ATGGATAGGCGGTTTATTAATTCTTTTAAAACTTGGTCTGGGGAACTTGAGAGGCAGTTATCAATTTTAAGTGGAAAGCAgattgaaccagaacctgaaccAGAACCAGAGGTCAATAATGTTTCACAGAATGCTGAGATTGAGATTTTACCTGTAAATCGTTACTTTGATGCCTTAGAAGGGCCTGAATTGGGTGCCCTTAGA GATTCAGATGAGGAGTTGGTGCTCCTAGAAGCAGAAGACAAGAAGTGGCCATTCCTTCTCCGATTTCCAATAAATTCATTTGGTATCTGCCTTGGTATTGGTAGCCAAGCCGTGTTGTGGAGAGACTTATCAACCACCAAATCCATGAGCTTTCTCCACATTAGCCTCACTGTCaaccttgtcacatggtgtATTGCTCTTGCTCTTGTGCTCATTGTTTCCTTCATCTACTCTCTGAAACTCATTTTTTACTTTGAAGCAGTTCGTCGTGAGTTCTTCCATCCTATCCGTGTCAACTTCTTCTTTGCCCCATGGATAGCTGCTCTGTTCTTAGCTATTAGTCTCCCACCTTTGGTTGCCACATTTATTCATACACCTATCTGGTACATTCTTATGATTCCAATTTTATGTCTTGATCTTAAAATCTTTGGACAATGGATGTCTGGAAGTCAGAGAAGACTATCAATGGTGGCTAATCCTGCAAATCATATAGCAATTGTTAGTAACTTCTTGGGTTCATATCTGGGTGCTTCTATGGGTCTTAAAGAAGGgcctatcttcttctttgctaTTGGATTGGCACATTATATCGTCCTATTTGTAACACTCTTCCAGAAACTTCCAACAAATCAGACGCTTCCAAAGGATTTACATCCAgtgttcttcctttttctttcaacaCCCAGTGTTGCTTCTATTTCATGGGCACTAATTCAAGGGGTATTTGATTATGGAGCCAGGATTCCattcttcctttctttgttCCTATATTTCACACTG GCGGTTCGAATTAATTTTTTTCGAGGTTTCAG GTTCTCTTTGACATGGTGGGCTTACACTTTCCCAATGAGTGGGGTATCTATTGCCAGCGTTGCCTACTCTGATGAAGTTACAACCCTATTTACCAAGATTCTAACAGTTGCTCTCTCTGGCATTTCGACTCTCGTAGTAATTATTATGCTCATCACCACTATCTTCCATGCCTTTGTGTTGCGAGATCTCTTTCCAAATGATAAAGCCATAGCTATTTCAGAGAAAAGGTCAGAGACAGGGAAGAAACAGTTTCATCTGCGATCTAGATGCTCAGATACCCAAGACATTGAAGCTTCTTTGAAAGCAGCAGAGAGCTCAGATGATGAATCTAGAGCTTCTGACGCCTACATCGACATTGGAAATTAG
- the LOC122671468 gene encoding uncharacterized protein LOC122671468, which produces MSISCCYCPARRPPVLLPTISRSRVSKRSGSSWSLNRNLRVVESHSRSSKIWKISCFKHEESSPRIPESEFLEENKLPEELGKEEFDQSTAVRKNWFSSFRKAADGVFRIPDKPWTVPWTAETILKVMLLWIASFWFVGSWIIPFLAHAAGFSKESLTYRGQALYSLLTDLAEGLAGIAILHRCLAKFHPLPSDWFRFSLSGNWQFDVGLGCLMFPLVNQLSQVNLDLLPLLPSTPVTVSSVEQSIMARDPVAMALYAIVVSVCAPVWEEIVFRGFLLPSLTRYMPVWCSIMVSSLAFALAHFNAQRMLPLIFLGVVMGAVFARSRNLLASMLLHSLWNGFVFLDLMK; this is translated from the exons ATGTCGATTTCTTGTTGCTACTGCCCTGCTCGACGGCCCCCGGTTCTATTACCGACCATTTCTAGGTCCAGGGTTTCGAAGCGTTCCGGGAGTTCATGGTCACTCAATCGAAATTTACGTGTTGTTGAATCTCATTCTAGATCTTCAAAG ATATGGAAAATTTCTTGCTTTAAGCATGAGGAATCTTCGCCGCGCATCCCTGAGTCTGAATTTTTAGAAGAGAATAAGCTGCCCGAGGAACTAGGCAAGGAAGAATTTGATCAATCAACCGCTGTAAGAAAGAACTGGTTTTCAAGTTTTCGAAAG GCTGCAGATGGAGTTTTTAGAATACCAGATAAACCTTGGACAGTACCATGGACAGCAGAGACCATTCTTAAG GTTATGCTCCTCTGGATTGCTTCATTCTGGTTCGTTGGATCTTGGATAATCCCTTTCCTGGCCCATGCAGCTGGCTTCAGCAAAGAATCTCTGACATATAGAGGCCAAGCCCTGTACAGCCTTTTGACAGACTTGGCTGAAGGCCTTGCTGGGATTGCAATCCTACATCGCTGCCTTGCAAAATTCCATCCCCTTCCATCTGATTGGTTTCGATTCAGCCTGAGCGGGAACTGGCAGTTCGATGTTGGCTTGGGTTGCCTCATGTTCCCCCTGGTCAATCAGTTATCGCAGGTCAACCTCGACCTGTTGCCTCTTCTGCCTTCAACACCTGTCACTGTGTCAAGTGTCGAGCAATCAATTATGGCTCGTGACCCAGTAGCAATGGCCCTCTATGCAATAGTAGTTTCAGTGTGTGCCCCGGTGTGGGAGGAGATTGTCTTCCGGGgattccttcttccttccttgaCAAGGTACATGCCTGTATGGTGCTCAATCATGGTGAGTTCACTGGCCTTCGCCTTGGCACATTTCAATGCCCAACGTATGCTTCCGCTTATCTTCCTTGGTGTGGTGATGGGTGCTGTCTTTGCACGATCTAGGAACTTGTTGGCATCAATGCTATTGCATAGCCTGTGGAATGGTTTTGTATTCTTAGATCTAATGAAATAA
- the LOC122668507 gene encoding S-type anion channel SLAH3-like, with the protein MEPISDKQRNNVNIYFFSQASEELVLPEDKKWPFLLRYPISSFGICLGVSSQAILWKTLATSKSMSFLHISLTVNLALWCISVALMVTVFLIYSLKVIYYFEAVRREYCHSIRVNFFFAPWIASLFLVLGVPPLVAKILHSAFWYVLMTPIFCLELKIYGQWMSGGQRRLSMVANPSDHLSIVGNFVGALLGASMGLKEGPIFFFAVGLAHYMILLVTLYQRLPTSETLPKELHPVFFLFVAPPSVASMAWAQIQGEFDYGSRIAYFIALFLYFSLAVRINFFRGFRFSLAWWAYTFPMTGASIATIRYSNEVTNLVTQIMSVVLSGISTFTVIALLITTIHHAFVLQDLFPNDIAIAISEKRSETGKKQCHLRSGSSNTKDIEASLKPATSTG; encoded by the exons ATGGAACCTATTTCAGATAAGCAAAGGAATAAcgtaaatatatattttttttcacagGCTTCAGAGGAATTGGTGCTCCCGGAAGACAAGAAGTGGCCGTTCCTTCTGCGTTATCCAATATCTTCATTTGGTATCTGCCTTGGTGTTAGTAGCCAAGCCATCCTGTGGAAAACCCTGGCAACCTCCAAATCCATGAGCTTTCTCCATATCAGCCTGACCGTCAACCTTGCCCTGTGGTGTATCTCTGTTGCTCTTATGGTCACTGTTTTCCTCATCTACTCTCTGAAAGTCATATATTACTTTGAAGCAGTCCGTCGTGAGTACTGCCATTCCATCCGTGTCAACTTCTTCTTTGCCCCATGGATAGCCTCTCTGTTCTTAGTTCTTGGTGTCCCACCTTTGGTTGCCAAAATCCTTCATTCTGCCTTTTGGTACGTTCTCATGACTCCGATTTTCTGTCTTGAACTTAAAATCTATGGACAATGGATGTCGGGGGGTCAGAGAAGACTTTCAATGGTGGCCAATCCTTCAGATCATCTCTCAATTGTTGGAAACTTTGTGGGTGCATTGCTGGGTGCTTCTATGGGGCTGAAAGAAGGgcctatcttcttctttgctgTTGGATTAGCTCACTACATGATCCTACTTGTAACGCTCTACCAGAGACTTCCAACAAGTGAGACGCTTCCGAAGGAATTACATCCagtgttctttctttttgttgccCCACCCAGCGTTGCTTCTATGGCATGGGCACAGATTCAAGGGGAATTTGATTATGGGTCGAGGATTGCATACTTCATTGCTTTGTTCCTATATTTCTCACTg GCTGTTCGAATTAATTTTTTTCGAGGTTTCAG GTTCTCACTGGCATGGTGGGCCTATACTTTCCCAATGACTGGGGCATCTATTGCCACCATCAGGTACTCAAATGAAGTCACAAACCTTGTAACACAGATTATGTCGGTTGTTCTTTCTGGCATTTCGACCTTCACAGTTATAGCTTTGCTCATCACCACTATCCATCATGCCTTTGTGTTGCAAGACCTCTTTCCGAATGATATTGCCATAGCCATTTCAGAGAAAAGATCAGAGACAGGCAAGAAGCAGTGTCATCTGCGATCCGGAAGTTCAAATACCAAAGACATTGAAGCTTCTTTGAAACCAGCAACCTCCACTGGGTGA
- the LOC122655582 gene encoding probable membrane-associated kinase regulator 6, protein MEISERPLSIESFSKSWLINIRESSFDDSLVDDDPYDETTTAAFIELDPNNNWTPSKRFLSVPHDFSFDSNFASSPLFVVYADELFSNGLVMPIFINPSKIEASTDFIAESSPPPPPPTAISISISAKESSTGGLILSHGNGKMELSFLRRYMRSSKRIFHKYVSFVKPLYQKFRGSSRVCRSETESIDRIWGSSYCSTTDQWCDIDEAVLHCKKSFGT, encoded by the coding sequence ATGGAAATCTCAGAGCGTCCTCTCTCTATTGAGAGCTTCTCCAAGAGCTGGTTGATCAACATAAGGGAATCCTCTTTCGATGATTCCCTGGTCGACGACGATCCTTACGATGAAACTACTACTGCGGCTTTCATAGAATTAGATCCCAACAACAACTGGACTCCTTCCAAGAGATTCCTATCAGTCCCACATGATTTCAGCTTCGATTCCAATTTTGCAAGCTCTCCTCTGTTCGTCGTTTATGCCGATGAACTCTTCTCCAATGGCCTCGTTATGCCTATCTTCATCAACCCATCAAAGATTGAAGCCTCGACCGACTTTATCGCAgaatcatcaccaccaccaccaccacctacgGCTATTTCCATTTCCATCTCTGCAAAGGAATCATCCACTGGAGGTTTGATTTTGTCACATGGAAATGGGAAGATGGAATTGTCATTCCTGAGAAGGTACATGAGATCGTCTAAGAGGATTTTCCACAAATACGTGAGTTTCGTCAAGCCTCTGTACCAGAAGTTTCGGGGCTCCTCAAGGGTTTGTAGGAGTGAAACAGAGTCCATTGACAGAATCTGGGGGAGTTCGTATTGTTCAACCACTGATCAATGGTGTGATATTGACGAAGCTGTTCTCCATTGCAAGAAATCGTTTGGTACGTAA